TCTGATGACAAACTGCTAATTTGCGTCTCCATATCTTTGAGTTGTTCCTGACTTCTCAGCACCGCTAATTTACCCGCTTGGACAATGCTTTGATAACTGCTTTGTTGTTCTTGTAAACGTAGTTTTGCTTGCTCAATATCGGCGACAACTTGACTCATAGTCGCCTGATAGCGGCTCATTTCTTCTCTTAAACGCAGTTGCGCTTGGGTAACATCAGATTGTGCTTGTAAATGCAAGCGTTGGCTGTCCTCGGCTGTCTTTTCTAATTCCACTAATTGGATTTGCGGAATTGCACCCTGTTCGTACAGTTGACGAAAGCGAGCAACTTCGGCGACATCTCGATTAAAACGACTATTAACTAACTTTTCAGCAGTCTGGGTAGAATTAATATTCTGTCGAGCTTGTTCAACTAAAGCCTGTCTTTCTAACCTTTGTAAATTTAATGCACTTTGTCTCGCATCCAGGTTTTGCTGCGCCTGATTTACTTGAGACATTTTTTCTAATTCTTGGGCTTGATTTTGTTGTTCTTGGATATTTATCGCCAGCATCAATTGGTTTTTTAGCAGTTTGAGTTGTGCTTGGCGATCGCTTAATCCTTGTAATTGTGTTTGTCTTTGCTGTAACTCCTTTTCCAGGATATCAGAATCCAACTCCAGTAAAACCTGTCCAGCTTTCACCATCGCCCCTTCTTGGACATTAACAGCTTTCACAGTCCCAGGAACTGAAATACCTAATTGATGTGTCGCGCCTTTCGGTTCTAAACGCCCTCTAGCGCTGCCGGTTTCATCAATTTTGGTAAGCATCGACCAAGGTAAAATGATCGAAGTAAATATTACCAGAAAGTACAGCATGGAACGTGTCCAAAGCTTTGGTAAAGCATCTAGCAGTTCTTCTGTACCATAAAACCAATCGTTGGCTTCGTTTTCTACCTCTGTCTGATTATCAACAACAGCACTAGAGTTTTCAACCTGGTTATTTTGGTCTTGCTTTGGTA
The window above is part of the Nodularia spumigena CCY9414 genome. Proteins encoded here:
- a CDS encoding HlyD family efflux transporter periplasmic adaptor subunit, which gives rise to MPNPSQHLSSVLAIPKQDQNNQVENSSAVVDNQTEVENEANDWFYGTEELLDALPKLWTRSMLYFLVIFTSIILPWSMLTKIDETGSARGRLEPKGATHQLGISVPGTVKAVNVQEGAMVKAGQVLLELDSDILEKELQQRQTQLQGLSDRQAQLKLLKNQLMLAINIQEQQNQAQELEKMSQVNQAQQNLDARQSALNLQRLERQALVEQARQNINSTQTAEKLVNSRFNRDVAEVARFRQLYEQGAIPQIQLVELEKTAEDSQRLHLQAQSDVTQAQLRLREEMSRYQATMSQVVADIEQAKLRLQEQQSSYQSIVQAGKLAVLRSQEQLKDMETQISSLSSEISQTKSQIASLQIQMKQRIVRSPIDGIVFELPISKAGPVVDPGQIVAQIAPQDSKLILKAQIPSQHSGFLEEGMPVKIKFDAYPYQDYGVMEGRVSWIAPNSRTQSSNQGSIDTYDLDITLDQPYVQTANQRVNLTPGQTATAEVVIRQRRVIDFILDPFKKLQQGGLEL